In Planctomycetota bacterium, a single window of DNA contains:
- the traF gene encoding conjugal transfer protein TraF, with the protein MKNTRWIAAVVAIIMVSSLAVNAEEWSIYGPRAEGMGGAGVATADGATAHYWNPGATTKNEKSGLYITGGLVTSAEGDVVASLDKVAQKGAGIDWNTVMGKVNGGTPLTVTEAQQVIGFFSTAATELNQPGQGFLVNGSGGLSFAVGSWTVFGNGFMNMNLDPVGDDQNLAVNSGPSAITNTVGSVSLGSPANSTLASNIASQSWWIAGAGDAALQADNFVYLAEQGGADTSDPEVQQTIMIMAQNLAGGTATVQNNETGVIINGLIVSEFGASHSWDFVDVIGQTLSVGVNLKLMQGQTYYQEIKYSDLEGTDKLMNNVNSKENTKSSTAFGIDAGALVSFSDVLKGGLVIRNLNSPKFSYAGRGDAVLDPQIRAGVAMNLGMITLAADYDVTKNKSSLLKGYESQMFGLGAEVSLIGTLKLRMGTYQNMASVAPSAVMTYGLGFHLLFLDLDLAGAMASKNVKVEDSGSEIPASFGGSAAIALRF; encoded by the coding sequence ATGAAGAACACCAGATGGATAGCAGCGGTTGTCGCAATCATAATGGTAAGCAGTTTAGCGGTCAATGCCGAGGAATGGTCGATATACGGGCCGCGGGCCGAGGGCATGGGCGGGGCCGGGGTAGCCACGGCGGACGGCGCCACGGCGCATTACTGGAATCCGGGCGCCACCACCAAGAATGAGAAATCCGGCCTTTATATTACCGGCGGATTGGTAACCTCAGCCGAAGGCGATGTTGTTGCCTCTTTGGATAAGGTTGCCCAAAAGGGCGCCGGGATTGACTGGAACACGGTGATGGGCAAGGTCAACGGCGGAACACCGCTTACCGTGACCGAGGCGCAGCAGGTTATCGGATTCTTTTCCACTGCGGCAACTGAATTAAACCAGCCCGGCCAGGGTTTCCTGGTTAATGGCAGCGGTGGATTATCGTTCGCCGTGGGGAGTTGGACCGTCTTCGGAAATGGATTTATGAATATGAACCTGGACCCGGTGGGCGATGACCAGAACCTGGCTGTCAACTCCGGTCCATCTGCCATTACCAATACGGTCGGTAGCGTTTCTTTAGGTTCTCCGGCCAATAGCACACTGGCATCCAATATTGCTTCACAGTCCTGGTGGATAGCCGGCGCGGGCGATGCAGCGCTCCAGGCAGATAACTTTGTTTATCTGGCTGAGCAGGGCGGCGCCGATACCTCAGACCCGGAAGTTCAGCAGACCATAATGATTATGGCCCAGAACCTGGCCGGCGGCACAGCCACTGTCCAGAATAACGAGACCGGCGTCATTATCAACGGACTTATCGTCAGCGAATTCGGCGCTTCGCATAGCTGGGATTTTGTGGATGTTATCGGTCAGACGTTGTCCGTGGGGGTTAATCTTAAATTGATGCAGGGCCAGACCTACTATCAGGAAATCAAATACAGCGACTTGGAAGGCACCGATAAGCTAATGAATAATGTTAATAGCAAGGAAAACACCAAGTCGTCAACCGCCTTTGGTATTGATGCGGGCGCCTTGGTATCGTTTTCAGACGTTCTCAAGGGCGGTCTGGTTATCAGGAATCTCAACAGTCCTAAATTTTCCTATGCCGGTAGAGGCGATGCGGTATTGGACCCGCAGATAAGGGCGGGTGTGGCCATGAATCTGGGGATGATTACCCTGGCGGCTGATTACGATGTGACCAAGAACAAATCCAGTTTATTAAAGGGTTATGAGTCGCAGATGTTCGGGTTAGGCGCGGAGGTGAGTTTAATCGGGACCCTGAAACTGCGCATGGGCACATACCAGAATATGGCATCGGTGGCTCCCTCAGCGGTAATGACCTATGGCCTGGGGTTCCATCTGCTGTTCCTTGACCTGGACCTGGCCGGAGCGATGGCCAGTAAAAATGTGAAGGTTGAGGATTCCGGCAGTGAAATACCTGCCAGTTTTGGCGGTTCAGCGGCAATAGCGTTGAGGTTCTAA
- the yidD gene encoding membrane protein insertion efficiency factor YidD yields the protein MRSIIIFLVRAYQYGISPLHPPVCRFQPTCSEYFIQAVDKKGILLGVFYGLRRLLRCHPLGGHGYDPVDPS from the coding sequence ATGCGCAGTATTATCATATTTCTGGTTCGGGCTTACCAATACGGTATCTCGCCTTTGCATCCGCCGGTCTGCCGTTTCCAGCCGACCTGTTCGGAGTATTTCATCCAGGCCGTGGACAAGAAGGGGATATTGCTGGGCGTATTTTATGGCTTGCGGCGCCTGTTAAGATGCCATCCTTTAGGCGGCCATGGCTATGACCCGGTGGACCCCAGTTAG
- the nrdR gene encoding transcriptional repressor NrdR — MRCPFCKKDNDQVINSRSSDEGFVIRRRRKCLACKRRYTTYEKREEASLRVVKKDGTRQPFNHEKIVSGLMKACEKRPVSTEKIKEVLSRIERAIYDKFDREVPAKEIGELIMKELKSLDHVAYVRFASVYREFKDARQFMKELQNIHK; from the coding sequence ATGCGTTGCCCATTTTGCAAGAAAGACAACGACCAGGTCATCAATTCACGTTCCTCGGACGAAGGCTTTGTGATTCGGCGCCGGCGGAAATGCCTGGCCTGTAAGCGCCGTTATACCACCTATGAAAAGCGCGAAGAAGCCTCATTAAGAGTCGTCAAGAAAGACGGCACCCGCCAGCCCTTTAACCACGAAAAGATCGTATCCGGTCTGATGAAGGCCTGCGAAAAAAGGCCGGTCTCAACCGAGAAAATAAAAGAGGTACTGAGCCGGATTGAACGGGCCATCTACGACAAATTCGACCGCGAGGTGCCGGCCAAGGAAATCGGCGAACTGATAATGAAGGAACTAAAATCGCTGGACCACGTAGCCTATGTCAGATTTGCCTCGGTCTATCGGGAATTCAAGGATGCCCGGCAGTTCATGAAGGAACTTCAGAACATCCACAAATAA